The nucleotide window CAGCGATTCCTTCCTTCGAACTATCTTTCAAGCCTCATCTCTCACTCACAAGCACAGAGTCCACCTGACCAATCCTCCGACCTGGACCAGAACtcaagtacaagtacaagcaCAAGCTTGACATTAAACTTGGATGATCTCACATGCGGATCATACGCATCCAGCACCCTCGAAGAGACATTCCGACGTCTGGCGATACTGATATACGGCCAAGAACTGTATTATCCTCGTCCGCACCAGCTTGTTCCCTACGCAGCGTTCAAACGGGGATATATGGATCACGTTGAAGTATTTTTTACTCAATTCACTGGTGACGGTGGCGGTGACGGCGctggtcatggtcatggtcatggtcatggtcatggtcatagTAAAGGTTTAGGGGAAGGGCAGAAGGATCAAATCCAAAGAGCCAGTTCAACATTCTTTGAAGAGTATGAGAAGCTGGATAGAGAGAAGTTGTTGAGGACTTCGAGGACCACTAGATTGGTTGGGTAAGACCGTGGGAGCAGAGTGGGGTATGCCCTATCACAATGACCAGAAGAATGCGGACAACAGATAATGCCAGATAATGCGGTCTCGCTTTTCTACTTTTGGAATACCTCGAAATACCCATACGAGACGTCGCAATTTTTACTTGTGATAATAATTCGATATGATAGTATTGCATCGTCACTTATATATTTGTGTATGATATAATTATGCTAAACCCGTCCTATGGGTCGTCCATGCTCCGGCACATATTCCTCATCTACTAATCTCGGATCGAGATGTTCTAACAGCTGCAAGATGAATTTCGACTCGAATGACGAATTCGTAAATACAGTTATAAGTGAATTAGAAGTCGTGCGAAGTATGTTAGGTGCCATGACTAGAGCTGTTCCGATTGAGTGATCATTCGGCGGAAGTCAGCCTTGTTCGTATCTCAATACAAACGATAATGCTGCGTTCATCCTGCACTTGTcgtagatgaagatgagatgaagatgaagatgaagatgaagttgaagttgaagttgaagcCGCAAAATTCAAGAACTAGAGGTATGCGCTACAAAGGAGAATGCACTCACCAAGATTACCAGGTGTCATCTTAGTCTGCTTGATAACCTCTATATCCATGAAAAGCTGTATAAAGCTAATCACAAATAACAATACCCGCCTATTATATATCGGTAATCTCTCCAAGAAGGCTATCGACTCTTCAGGCGTTTTGGAAGCTTGCAAGGCGTCATTGTACAATGCCGAAGGAATTATCGGATCTTCAAGTTCTCGGAGCCATAATTTGAATAATGACGATGCTACGTGCGGATCATCTATTCCTTTCTACAGATTCCAATATCAATGGGAATCAATCAttcgatcagctggatcCCGTAGAAGCAGAGATagacgcaaacgcaaacCAGCTCACGAGTTGATAATGACCTCTGTCCATCCTCGATTTCAGTTCATTCACACTATCTCCATCGCCCGGGACTCTGAAGATCCCTTCTGACTGAAGACCTCCAAGAGCCAGTATACCGTCCGCAAGGAACGGTAAGATGACAGGAACTTTCAGTGAGGGGTAAGCACGTTTTTGCAATTCCATTATCCGGTCAAGCGATTCTCCATATACCGAGGGGTAGAATGCGGCGTCCTAGTATGTCAGACCGACGACATCAGTAAGACTACCTTGACGAACGGAAAGGGAATGTATCGAAACGGGGCACTCACACTTGCATGCTCAATTTCTCCTATAGTCAAAGCTTTCCCCCGACCACCTTTAGCAGTGAGCACTTCCAATTTCCCAATACAATCTGTACCGAGACCATCAATTTCAATCAGCCCTAGTCCTCGAAGACATTTTCAGAAGTGTGTCGGGGAGCCAACTCACATTTAGACATTATTCCAATACCATCCGCTTTTTCATCCGAATTTGACCTCAAGAAATTCTTCACAAACGGCTCGAAATTCTTCGAAGGCCCAAAAGCATTAACAAGCACGCAGAAAAGTTGAAAGCCCAGCACGACCGCATCACTGCCGACccatgcatgatcagcctATCTCGTCACCTAGTATCCAGTGTGTATGGGAAATAGGCTTACTGATTTGGGTTCTTCGTCAACTGTTTAATCAATTGACAATACacctcatctctcatctccgAGCTCGCCACACATAATTGTATCATCCATCTAATCTCTTCCAGAACCTGAATCTTCTCAGACTTCTTCTCTGCGCCATTCAAATTCGGATCACTCCCAGTATTATTGGTATTCGAGACACCGACACCGCCATTCTCTTGAGCACCGAACCCATTGGCTAATTTGCCGTTCCGATCCGGATGTCCAGTATCACCTTTCCTACCTCCCAGAGCTAGACTAGCCAAGTTCAAATGCGAACTCGAAGACATAAACGGCTTGGCTCCCTCCACCGgcttttctcgttctcccATAACGTGCTGAATCACTTTGAAGGTCATCACTGCATCCTTGTTCAGGTGTTTCGACAATACCAACAGAGGTTGGGATATTGGCGATttctgatgattgataatcCTCTCGACGGGGACTTTCTGTCTCATCAAACCAGACCGTTTCGTCGCAAAGTATTTCCGGGCAAAATCATCCGTCTGAAACGCTAGGATCTCAGAAGAGATTTCTGATGGCAATAAGGGATGTAGGCCAGTAGACATTCGCTTCGTCTTGACACTTCCTGGATGATCTACGTATATCGGTTCAGAAGGCATGATGTTTCTAGCCATACCCGGCGTTGTGCTGCCGTTCGTGCCGTTGATCCCGTTGAGAACGGTCAATTCGGTAGGGGTTTCAGCGACCAGACTTTCAGCTGTTGATTCGTTCGTTTCGAAAATTGGACCAGCAATCGCTGTTCTTGTCTTTTTCAAGGGCGATCCTCTCGCTGCTGAGCCTGAGAAATCGATTGTGATCAGCTTCGGACATATGTGATGAGTTACACAATTGATGACTGATCATTTAGTGCAGAATCGCTCACTGTTGATGGCATCAACCGGACTGCCATTATCGCTTAGACTAAGTCCCTTGAACTTCCTTCCCGGGCTCTTGAATCCAGTTTTGACCGTCAAGACCTgagatttcctcttctcccaCCACCCACCACCAGCAAATTCAGGCGCGGTAAAGTCTGACATGTCAGTCTCATTTCCTGACCCTTCTTCGACCACACTCAAATGGGAGCTCGTAGCAGGATTCGACGACATCGAATTTGACGTCGAATGTGTCTGCTCTATTCCTCTCGAAGCGCCAGGTGGTAGCGGATTACCGTTGCTCACCAAAGGATGATCTTGGGgatcattcccatcattaTTCGAGGTGTATGAGCTCGGCGAGGCGAAATGACCCATTACTATTGCTTCTAAAGTCTGTGAGGGaccattgccattcccaAAATTGGTTCCTACCGAAGAACTTGGAGTAATGGATGAAGATCGATTGGACTTCGAGGGCGAGTGAATAGGACGAGGAATGCTGTTTAGTGGTGAATATGGCGGTTTAGGATACGAGGTGCCTCTTCCAGCGGAGTTCGGGGTCTGATGGGATGCGGGTGAGAAGAGATTGGAAGAACGGTTTTGCCGATTCGAGCGTGAGGGTGTGGTGGGCACGATAcgcgatgaggatggaccAGAGGGAGACTGTGGCTTCGGACGGGTGGGCAAAGCAGCTTCCTAAAGTCATGTTTGCTTGACGTCAGCATTGCGAACGTCGATGTAGAGACGGAAGAAAGGTGGACAAAGGAAGTCAGGCTGGGTGTGGTGACTCACTTGTATCAAGCCAAGAGGAATGACGAAAGCATTACCGCCTGGTCTTGTCCATTGAGTCTTACCAGTCAAGGTGTCTGTTAAATTGAGTGAGTAGAATCGGCAGTAAAGTTGAGCAAGGTTGACCAAACGTCAATCAGCTCGTTGTCCTTTCACGCCGATGACTGTCAACAGCACGAGGTGTATTCCTTAGAATTGGGCGGGAAAGCCGAAGCGTCAAGACAGCATTTCCTGCCTGCCTTTGAAGCGAGAGACAGCTTCTTCGGGGCGAAGACAAAGGTACTGACTGTAATAATAGCTCCTGTTCCCTCTAGTGGAATCTGCCAATTCCCACCATTCCCCATCAGGCGACCTTGGCACCCTGCAAGGACAAAGTGACAGCACAAATGGTCAGTCGACGCGATTGGTGAAAATCTCGGCAGCCGGTCCGCACTCACACGAAGGCTCCTACTGGTGGATCCCAACTACATTGTCCCGAAGCAGgacaagcgaagaagacatgTTGCGTCTGTATGAGAGGATAAGCTCTTGGTATCGGGATGGACAGGCACAGAAGTTGATAACTCACAAGGGGATCAGCGATCGTGACCCAGAATTGCAGACTCCAACCTAGTGTAGGATCTTCGCACTTCGCCAGGGCATCTCGAACATCTAAGCCGGGCGGAAGATATCCTCTATGTCCAATTTCTAGATCGTTCCCATCTTGCAGTACCCCTTCATTGGATATCGAGCCATTTGATTGACTCTGCGCGCCATTACTCCtatctccacttccacttccggTACCGGCACCGCTACTGCTACCGCTACCAGCCAGACCACTTGAAGGTACAGCCTGTCgaccattcccatttccatttccactgCCACTAGCGCTCCCAGACGATTTTGACGGGTTCTCACTCATTGGACCTACTCTACCAGGAGATAGATGCCCTCTATTGTattccacctcttcctcaatttGCGCACGAGCATCTCTGAGAGCTTGTTTCTCCTCATGACGATCTAtattcgtattcgtgttGGCATTCGCATTTGCAGTCCTTTGTGAAGAGCCTGGTAATGAGTCGTACGAGGGCGGCAGGGTATTATGTCGAGTTGGTGTGACGCTGGGATTAGGCTGAAAGTCAGTCTGGATCGGTGCCGCAAGAGCTATTGGTGCATGTGCTGGTGGTTTAATCGGAGTTACAGGTGATGCCGAGTCTATTGGAGGAACAGATGTCTGAGATGCTACAGAGGTGGACATGGCTCAATCTTCCCCCCAAGTCCGCTTGATTGGTTCGGTTTGCGTCGCCTTTTGCTGGATGATCGATGGACTCGCGCGTCCGATTCGAGCCAAGTCGCCTCGTGTGCACCGGAATCACCGCAAGCAACGTTGAAGGCGATATGTGATACTGAAGCTATGGTAGCAAGGTATCAAGATGCCATATGATGGATATGAGGATGTCCAAGCGGATTCTTTAGGTCCAGCGTTTGAGTTTGAGTGTTTTGACGCTGACGCTAATTGGAATTTGGGATTTTGGGTTTGATGTTTTGGTGCCTACTTGCCGGTCTATCCGGGTAAGATTCGTCAGAGTTGATGTGCAAGCAGAGCGTGGGGCTGAAGGTAGAGCACCATCAATGACGCATACGGTAGTGACCAGACTTTCCAGGACGGCGTCAAGTCGGtccaagatgatgatgagcctATGACTATATAATTACGCTTTGTCCGCTGTGTACTGTCCCGAGTATGGAGCTGTGCGATCTGTGCGTTTTATGCTCGTTATCAAAATCAAACAAACACGGGCCTTAGGTACTTGTGACCTGACCAGCACGTGGGGGTTGGACTAAAATCACTCCGATTGATTAAATCCTTACGGCATGGCATGCATTTCCCGTTCCATCCTGTGATCTACATTTGGGCATGAGCGAGAATCATAAATCAACTGATGCATGTATGAACCACAACCCATCTCCTTACCCCTTTCCTTTAAAGTAACAACTGACTAAGCGGTATCACGGTCcaatgagatgatatgacatgacacAGCCTATTGAGCGACATGCCAATCCAACTTATCCGCCCATTTCTTATCTTTTAGCGTCAACAACACCTCGGCAACATCCTTAGCTCCATTACCACTCAAGCAGCTGAACAAATTCACATCAATCCATCAGCCACGATCAAATGGAACTCAGAGGCAAAGTATAAGCCACAGCAAAACTCACATAACAACATCGTGTTCTTTCGGTAAGGTCTTTGCCAATTGCATACCTCCCCAAAGACCGTGACTCGACTCTAAGGCAGGGATGATACCTTCCAGTTGAGTGACCATCTTGAAAGCCTTCAATGCTTGAGTATCGTCCGCCACTATGTATTCGGCTCGGCCAGTGTATTTCAGATGAGAGTGTTCAGGTCCGACAGAGTTATAATCGAGACCTGTCATTAccaccaaatcagcttccagcgATTACCTGCACGTAGAACAAATAAGGAGTTTGACTCATGACCACTCACCAGCACTAATACTATGAGTAGGCACCAATTGACCTTCCTTACTCTGTATGATGTACGACGAAGCACCGTGGACAACACCAATTACACCCTTCGTCAACGTAGCAGAGTGAAGATCGGTATCAACACCTGAGGTGAGGCATAAATCTGATCAGTCCTGTAATTTGAGATTCGAGGTTACTTGAAGGATTGCTCACCATGACCACCAGCCTCAACACCGATCAATCTGAcattctcgtcctcgatgAAATCGTAGAAAGTTCCGATCGCGTTACTTCCACCACCAACACAAGCAACGACCGCATCAGGCAGTTTACCCGACTTCTCCTGCATTTGAGATTTGATCTCCCTTCCTATGACTCGTTGGAAATCTCTGACGATAGTAGGGAACGGGTGAGGTCCGATGGCTGATCCAATTAAATAATGGGTATCTTCCAATCTTGTGACCCATTCTCTCATAGCTTCGTTTACAGCATCTTTCAATGTTTGGGATCCCGCCGTTACCGGAATGACCTATCAAGCATACCACATTAGCTACTTTCTTGAAGATCTTATACGATCAGTAAATGAGATCAACAACTCACATTTCCACCCAACATCTTGATTCGGAATACGTTCAACTCTTGTCTTCGTACATCCTCTGCTCCCATGTAGATATCGCATTGCATGCCGAACTTGGCACAGACAGTGGCTGTCGCTACACCGTGTTGTCCTGCACCGGTCTCGGCGATGATTCGTTTTTTACCCAATCGCTtggcgaggaggatctgTTTGTCCATTCAGCTTTACTCCTTCCTGCTCAGAACCCGAGAACGAGtcgagactcacttgtccaaCGGCGTTATTGATCTTGTGGGATCCAGTATGGTTCAGATCCTCACGCCTGTCATGTATAAGTCAGTCGAACGATACCGATGTCAGTCTGAAAAAGAAAGTTTACTCACTTCAACCAGATCCTCGCACCTCCCATCTCCTCAGTCAACCTCTCAGCCAAATACAACTGCGACGGTCTATTTATATATCCAAACATATCCTCAAACTCCTTCCAGAACGCCGGATCCTGGCTCGCTTCCGCATGAGCAGCTTCCAACTCGTTCAGACAATCAACAAGCGACTCGGGCACATACGCTCCTCCGAACAAACCGAATCGCGATGGTAATTTCCCAGGCTGATTCACTTGTAACTCCGGCTTGGCCACTTCACCTTGCGGGATAGGTAGTACTGGCTCGACTTTTGCATCGCCGTTAGTCTGCGATTTGGGTCGTCCAAGGGGTGGTGGGTTCTGGCCGTGGAGGGTGATCTCTTTGCAGAATTTGGTGACTTCAGCAGGAGCTTGGCCGTTGGTAGCGTTGTCGAAGACGAgtttgatgattttggatCCGACGACAACAGCGTCAGATCCTGCGGAGGTGACGAATTCGAAATGCGTTCGATTGTCGACTCCGAATCCGACAGCCAGGGGGACAGGGGTGAATGCTCTGATGCGAGCGACGAGTTCAGGAAGGGAGGCGGAGATGGCTACACCCGCAGAAGAACCGGTAACGCCCATCTGCGGGAGTGGAAAGATACCCGTAAgtcaatcgatcaaccaaCCAAGAGCGTGGGTGAAGATAGGAAGGCTTACCTTGGATACAACGTAGATGAAGGAATCTGCGATACTAGTCAAGAACTTGACTCGGTCGATACTGGTCGAAGGGGCGATCAAGGGGATGTACGACATGCTGTCATTGTACACCAATGTGCAAAATCGTCAGCCATCATCCTTGAAGAAGGCAATATTTGGGTTGCGTGGTCCCAGACTCACGCATGTTCTTGACAGATTTCTCTGAATTTGATAGCTTCCGTAGGCGGCAGATCCACAAGGATATATCCATTCGCTCCTGCCTCTCTAGCATCCTTTACAGCTTTATCCTCCCCGTAAGCGATCAGCGGATTATAATAACCTATCTCAGTCGAACACTTCAGCattgtcttgtctttcctcACCTCGCCTCGACCCATCATATAGTCTGATTATGGAGAGACATCACTGACCCATGAAGATTACTGGAGCTTTCAATCCCTGTGCTCTAGCCTGTCTGACATATTCCAAACAGTCCGCATAATGCACATTGTTCTCAATTGCGACCTACGAATACAAAACACGCATCAATCAATCTGCCAGATCTTTCTCACCTGATAAGGGTGTACGAAGGATATTGGGATGGTTCTTATTACGATTGTAAGTGTACTCACAGTATTAGCTTTTTGGATCGTAGGACCATCCGCAATCGGATCACTGAAGGGTACACCTAATTCAATGATATCCGCTCCTCCAGCTTCCAAAGCCAACATCAACGGTACCGTAGCATCCTTCGTTGGGAATCCGGCCGTCAAGAAGGTGACGAAAGCaggttgatcttgttctttctTAGCTGCGAATactctcttgatctcttccgaCATGTTGCTTTTGACTTCTGTCCTGTGTTGTAGATCGTATAGAGTGGAAAAGGTATAGTATTACAGTATTATCTCATCACCGATAATTGTTATGTATATGGCCCAACTTTTTTGAGACGACTCATCCATACCGTAAGGTGAGGAGTGGTTATCGATCGAGTCGGTCCGAGCAGAATCTTAAATGAGCACACCATGTAATTAGTTGCCTTGCCCCTTATCATGTTCAACTtccatcttggctttgtgCATTGAAAGGTTCCAAGCTTCGATGAACAGCACATGCATATATGCTACAACTTGGATTCATCATGTACAAAATGGATttctgacttgactgaaGCGGTCTGACAATGCATAAGATCTACCTTGGA belongs to Kwoniella dejecticola CBS 10117 chromosome 10, complete sequence and includes:
- a CDS encoding tryptophan synthase, beta subunit encodes the protein MSEEIKRVFAAKKEQDQPAFVTFLTAGFPTKDATVPLMLALEAGGADIIELGVPFSDPIADGPTIQKANTVAIENNVHYADCLEYVRQARAQGLKAPVIFMGYYNPLIAYGEDKAVKDAREAGANGYILVDLPPTEAIKFREICQEHAMSYIPLIAPSTSIDRVKFLTSIADSFIYVVSKMGVTGSSAGVAISASLPELVARIRAFTPVPLAVGFGVDNRTHFEFVTSAGSDAVVVGSKIIKLVFDNATNGQAPAEVTKFCKEITLHGQNPPPLGRPKSQTNGDAKVEPVLPIPQGEVAKPELQVNQPGKLPSRFGLFGGAYVPESLVDCLNELEAAHAEASQDPAFWKEFEDMFGYINRPSQLYLAERLTEEMGGARIWLKREDLNHTGSHKINNAVGQILLAKRLGKKRIIAETGAGQHGVATATVCAKFGMQCDIYMGAEDVRRQELNVFRIKMLGGNVIPVTAGSQTLKDAVNEAMREWVTRLEDTHYLIGSAIGPHPFPTIVRDFQRVIGREIKSQMQEKSGKLPDAVVACVGGGSNAIGTFYDFIEDENVRLIGVEAGGHGVDTDLHSATLTKGVIGVVHGASSYIIQSKEGQLVPTHSISAGLDYNSVGPEHSHLKYTGRAEYIVADDTQALKAFKMVTQLEGIIPALESSHGLWGGMQLAKTLPKEHDVVICLSGNGAKDVAEVLLTLKDKKWADKLDWHVAQ